A genomic window from Providencia alcalifaciens includes:
- a CDS encoding nitrilase-related carbon-nitrogen hydrolase, with the protein MIKPYGVVGLVPTTWGIKTRSDIMKNIDHLEELSHGALWLSSLDLPVRLLVLPEGALQGFNDEALDLPIAEFLKDGAIDIPGPETDRLGELAKSQNVYIMAQAKTRDPDWPGIMFNVGFIIDPKGNIILKHHKMSSLLPCERSASPHDLYDEWIKKYGRSLQSFWPVVDTEIGRLGVMMAMEGNFPENGRGLALNGAEVVYRASLPTPFTENDLFEISNRARALENNFYVVAPNIGSMYMFPTTQAPIDCGGGRSLIVDYKGKIVGKQEDTNGSTYVYGVIDIEAMRHHRANASVSNWLKDIRTECAQLIYETPIYPKNTYLHEPQGNHKHYRETILNKQIEKMIERNVFVPSVYDKQ; encoded by the coding sequence ATGATAAAGCCATATGGTGTAGTGGGTTTAGTGCCAACAACGTGGGGAATAAAAACGCGTAGCGATATTATGAAAAATATCGACCATCTTGAGGAGCTATCTCACGGTGCGCTGTGGCTATCTTCATTGGATCTTCCTGTTCGCTTACTCGTTCTCCCTGAGGGAGCTTTGCAAGGTTTCAACGATGAAGCTCTGGATTTACCGATTGCTGAATTTTTAAAAGATGGCGCCATTGATATCCCAGGCCCTGAGACTGACAGATTGGGGGAGTTAGCGAAATCTCAAAATGTGTACATTATGGCTCAGGCAAAAACCCGTGATCCAGATTGGCCGGGTATTATGTTTAACGTTGGGTTTATTATTGATCCCAAAGGTAACATTATCTTGAAGCACCATAAAATGTCCTCTTTGCTGCCATGTGAACGTTCGGCATCACCTCATGATCTGTACGATGAGTGGATAAAAAAATATGGGCGTTCATTACAATCTTTCTGGCCTGTTGTTGATACTGAAATTGGTCGATTAGGGGTAATGATGGCCATGGAAGGAAACTTCCCCGAAAACGGTCGCGGCCTGGCATTAAATGGGGCAGAAGTGGTGTATCGCGCCTCATTACCGACGCCATTTACTGAAAATGACCTGTTTGAGATTTCTAACCGCGCCCGTGCATTGGAAAATAATTTCTATGTTGTGGCGCCGAATATTGGCTCAATGTATATGTTCCCAACCACACAAGCGCCAATTGACTGTGGCGGTGGTCGCTCACTGATTGTGGACTACAAAGGTAAAATTGTGGGTAAACAAGAGGATACTAACGGCTCAACCTATGTGTATGGAGTGATTGATATTGAAGCCATGCGCCATCACCGCGCAAATGCCTCGGTGAGTAACTGGCTGAAAGATATTCGAACTGAATGCGCTCAACTTATTTATGAAACGCCAATTTACCCGAAAAATACCTACTTGCACGAGCCACAAGGTAATCATAAACACTATCGAGAGACTATTTTAAATAAGCAAATCGAGAAAATGATCGAGCGAAATGTGTTTGTACCGAGTGTGTATGATAAGCAATAA
- a CDS encoding 3-keto-L-gulonate-6-phosphate decarboxylase UlaD — protein MTKPLIQIALDQTNLKDALAVADNVESFVDVIEIGTILAFAEGMNAVSTLRKNHPSHIIVCDMKTTDGGAILSKMAFEAGADWITVSAAAHIATITACKKVADEFGREIQIELYGNWTLDDAQRWVDLGIKQAIYHRSRDAELAGVGWGPEDLTKMRQLSDLGLELSITGGIVPEDIHLFEGIKAKAFIAGRALVGEKGKATAEALREQIARFW, from the coding sequence ATGACTAAACCTTTAATTCAAATTGCATTAGACCAAACAAATCTGAAAGATGCGCTGGCAGTTGCTGACAATGTGGAGTCTTTTGTTGATGTGATTGAAATTGGCACTATTTTGGCTTTTGCGGAAGGTATGAACGCGGTGTCAACGCTACGTAAGAATCATCCATCACACATTATTGTTTGCGACATGAAAACCACGGACGGCGGTGCGATTTTATCGAAAATGGCGTTTGAAGCAGGCGCTGATTGGATCACGGTTTCAGCAGCGGCGCATATTGCCACTATCACCGCCTGTAAAAAAGTGGCGGATGAATTTGGGCGTGAAATCCAAATTGAACTGTATGGTAACTGGACATTAGATGATGCACAGCGCTGGGTGGATTTAGGGATCAAACAGGCGATTTACCACCGTTCTCGTGATGCTGAGTTAGCTGGAGTGGGTTGGGGGCCTGAAGATCTCACAAAAATGCGCCAACTTTCTGATTTAGGACTCGAGTTGTCGATAACTGGCGGGATTGTGCCAGAAGATATTCACCTTTTCGAAGGCATCAAAGCTAAAGCCTTTATCGCTGGGCGTGCATTGGTCGGGGAAAAAGGAAAAGCCACCGCAGAAGCACTGCGTGAACAAATTGCTCGTTTCTGGTAA
- a CDS encoding TetR/AcrR family transcriptional regulator, with translation MGRQRTIDREKVLEAAEEIVINQGATALTIDAVAKSMGISKGGVQYCFGNKEALIDAMFERWSHSYDEIFSKAIAQDNSPEGRVIAHIKATADHDKTSIAKGAALMASLLQTPEYLESTRKWYRERIANLDLSTESGKRARLLFLATEGTFILRHFGLMDIDDAEWQSIFSDIENTFKF, from the coding sequence ATGGGACGTCAACGAACAATCGATCGCGAGAAAGTGCTAGAAGCAGCAGAAGAGATTGTCATTAATCAAGGTGCCACCGCACTGACGATTGATGCAGTCGCCAAATCAATGGGGATTTCTAAAGGGGGAGTCCAATACTGCTTTGGTAATAAAGAGGCCTTAATTGATGCCATGTTCGAGCGCTGGAGCCACTCTTACGATGAGATTTTCAGTAAAGCAATCGCCCAAGATAACAGTCCTGAAGGTCGAGTGATTGCCCACATAAAAGCCACCGCGGATCACGATAAAACCAGTATCGCCAAAGGTGCCGCATTAATGGCTTCTCTGCTTCAAACACCCGAATATTTAGAAAGCACCCGTAAATGGTATCGAGAACGCATTGCTAATTTAGATTTATCAACAGAAAGCGGCAAACGCGCTAGATTGCTATTTTTAGCCACTGAAGGCACTTTTATTTTGCGCCATTTTGGTTTGATGGATATTGATGACGCAGAATGGCAGTCAATATTCAGCGATATTGAAAACACCTTTAAATTTTAG
- a CDS encoding rhomboid family intramembrane serine protease, whose protein sequence is MQTWLSPRIKLLITLAGLLIIIQIANSLSGYALVGFGIQPRTLHGLVGIIFAPLIHGDWTHLLSNLPPLLVLSALLLHDSIRKYAYASMFIIVVGGLIVWLVGRNALHIGASGWIFGLWGLLIAQGFFRRKLLDIIIALLVLFYFGAMASGLLPVHQQISTESHIAGAIAGIAYAWLANQKSKAAPPTKFSK, encoded by the coding sequence ATGCAAACTTGGCTAAGCCCGCGAATTAAATTACTGATTACCCTTGCGGGCTTGCTGATCATTATCCAAATTGCCAATAGCTTAAGTGGCTACGCGCTTGTCGGGTTCGGCATCCAGCCAAGAACGCTGCACGGACTAGTGGGGATTATCTTCGCCCCACTGATCCACGGGGATTGGACCCACCTTCTGAGTAATCTGCCGCCATTACTGGTTTTAAGCGCCCTACTGCTACATGATTCCATTCGAAAATACGCTTATGCCAGCATGTTTATTATTGTGGTTGGCGGTTTGATTGTCTGGTTAGTGGGTAGAAATGCACTGCACATTGGCGCTAGCGGCTGGATTTTTGGGCTTTGGGGTTTATTGATTGCCCAAGGTTTTTTTCGCCGAAAACTGTTAGATATTATTATCGCCCTGTTGGTGCTGTTCTATTTTGGTGCGATGGCGAGCGGGTTATTGCCTGTTCACCAACAAATATCGACAGAATCCCATATTGCCGGTGCCATCGCCGGAATTGCCTATGCGTGGTTAGCCAATCAGAAATCAAAAGCGGCACCACCAACCAAGTTTTCAAAGTGA
- a CDS encoding MFS transporter, producing MTIQTSEITSVSSKRTTFKVMLVCWLSILFEGYDVGVMGAVLPTLSEYKEWNLTPIELGALSSYTLVGMFFGAFIIGTLSELYGRRRMLLICVTLFSSTMLATALAPTPWFFGLMRFIGGIGLGGVIPVAAALTIEYSPTEKRSFNYAIMYSGYSLGILCAALVAIAILSQFGWRGVMIIGSLPLLLIWPMSRLLPESIEYLNNRGQHEKARKLAEKLEVTYYEPVKQEKQSSRSLKEVVAIIFSKDYLRATCCFWVALFCGGFIVYGLNTWLPSIMRKEGYDLGSSLTFLVVFSLSSALGGLFLGKVADKCGARGTVAFFFMLGAMGIGLMVFKQNIYMNYLLVGLAGIGCISAPLILTGYVAHFYPSSVRASATGWTMSISRVGAMSGPMFGAYIASLGVASSWNFAAFSAVTVIGGIAVMLLPSKRL from the coding sequence ATGACAATACAAACATCTGAAATTACATCTGTCTCCTCAAAACGCACGACCTTCAAAGTCATGCTGGTTTGCTGGCTAAGCATTTTATTTGAAGGTTATGACGTGGGGGTGATGGGTGCGGTTTTACCCACACTCTCTGAATATAAAGAGTGGAATTTAACTCCTATTGAATTAGGCGCCTTGAGCAGTTACACCCTCGTGGGAATGTTCTTTGGTGCGTTTATTATCGGAACGTTAAGCGAGTTATATGGTCGACGACGCATGCTATTAATCTGTGTTACGCTATTTTCGTCCACTATGTTAGCCACCGCTTTAGCGCCAACACCTTGGTTTTTTGGATTAATGCGTTTTATCGGTGGAATCGGACTTGGCGGAGTGATCCCCGTAGCCGCGGCTCTCACGATTGAATATTCACCAACCGAAAAACGGTCGTTTAACTATGCCATTATGTACTCAGGCTACTCTCTGGGTATCTTATGTGCCGCGTTAGTGGCGATTGCTATTCTTAGCCAATTTGGTTGGCGTGGCGTAATGATAATCGGGTCATTACCTTTATTATTAATTTGGCCAATGTCCCGCCTATTGCCTGAGTCTATTGAATATCTCAATAACCGAGGGCAACACGAAAAAGCGAGAAAACTGGCAGAGAAACTTGAAGTCACCTATTACGAACCCGTGAAGCAAGAAAAGCAGTCTTCCCGTAGCTTAAAAGAAGTTGTCGCAATTATCTTTTCCAAAGATTACCTGCGAGCAACCTGCTGTTTTTGGGTCGCACTGTTCTGTGGTGGCTTCATCGTTTATGGCTTAAATACGTGGCTGCCATCCATTATGCGTAAAGAAGGTTATGATCTCGGCTCCAGCTTAACCTTCTTAGTGGTGTTCAGTTTATCTTCTGCGCTAGGTGGGTTATTCCTCGGGAAAGTCGCCGATAAATGTGGCGCTCGTGGTACAGTTGCATTCTTCTTTATGCTCGGTGCAATGGGTATCGGATTGATGGTCTTCAAGCAAAATATCTATATGAATTATTTGCTTGTTGGTCTCGCAGGGATTGGCTGTATTTCTGCGCCATTAATTTTGACGGGTTATGTCGCCCATTTCTACCCATCCAGTGTGCGGGCTTCTGCAACAGGTTGGACAATGAGTATTTCCCGTGTAGGTGCCATGTCCGGCCCTATGTTTGGGGCTTATATTGCCAGCCTTGGAGTCGCCAGCAGTTGGAACTTTGCCGCATTCTCTGCGGTGACGGTAATAGGCGGTATTGCCGTAATGCTACTGCCAAGTAAACGCTTATAA
- a CDS encoding DNA repair ATPase, translating into MSETQDVNREQEILDSAVAEGGAYEILRKRLTEQGQQLHQKAAQLNDRRLTEFGQSQMDIIGRIRIRTENNCQARDIVRVGDWLLFGYNVFLGLKKETHIEDVFSLYQLTENEGDFDVVSVPYEETFLNDTRFVQDFTELYTYYKNTQLLQLVERDGKLLASFQIGDRLTDVRVFRWSISSDKSRIEYIDNRGERDIALPPTNDFEWVRTSRENTVNGRYPHINILDTVFVETIGGDLTIKCENNTEDGLGIYREAVLDKNQSLDDAQIEYAQTGSLILLKILPYREESWRYLVYNILNQTVQRIDAIGQACVQLPEDHGIIFPGGYYLQNGEYKTFEQPMDGMRFRRLRRSPNGEDVLYVFYSPNQGRIALFNYNLIERKLAVPLIGHGYAMLEDGKMVLFEGEGDEATRVHPMQVWQTPFYSDEFADKQPPRGGFLGRIGNADLVRGISEILHVAKEIEGNQVSVSRYEQLSQQPKNLLDIFYWFNDDQCLGIGKLLKEIAQTSELVLDEYEKVESIRQQSVKSMNEAVTRQRALLSLTLPEGWTDIQQFVDGLNALNAQQGHLISLREFRYMDLTKLSEMENEITEAQQRVSQGTAQFLASDKALQPFKTQLATFEELIEKAQTSAQLDVPMNDMEKMSADLDMLSNLMASLSFDDVTLQTHIIDAISHIYAQLNQSRARLQQKRKSQTSVESVAQFGAQFRLFSQGITNALSLATDPERCDDQLSRLLVQLEELESQFSHHDEFLDDILAKREELLETFESHKQVLIDDRQRRSQNLLTAADRLLESLQRRTVRLQNQDELNAFFATDPLAQKTREIIEKLREINDNVKADDIDARLKASRDQAIRILRDKTDIFEDGGNIIKLGRHRFSVNTQELDLTILPKDNQLWVYLTGTDFQEPIDNPELAQLQPYWTANLESESDTVYRAEYLAYSIIYTAAKRQDGLDYDTLKSALSAPEKIDKLVRDFAAPRYKEGYEKGIHDHDAIAILKKLIPIGESADLLRFNPTARAIAAIFWHHIQNNEFPAQWPERARTAMNIRQLFNNDDALLDLQAEIEADISLFLQDNPINCQAHEQAQAAEYLSFALARTPIELVYSKYARDLVAALQARLEEAHMWLDFNHSQQNLGTRYAQRWALLQNWLQGLCSIDEFAHLRPYIPGAIAIIILDKVASARYSEADLYFKVTGLLGDHPTIHNQTLSLSLDDFFSRMREQRKQFIPAFRQYQALRQRIVSEERSRLKLHEFKAKPLSSFVRNKLINDVYLPIIGDNMAKQIGALGENKRTDLMGLLLMISPPGYGKTTLMEYAADRLGLIFMKINGPALGHDVLSLDPEQAPNATARQELEKLNLALEMGNNVMLYVDDIQHTHPEFLQKFISLCDGTRRIEGVWKDKTKTYDMRGKKFCVVMAGNPYTESGEVFRIPDMLANRADIYNLGEVLGGMDDAFALSYIENSLTSNPVLAPLALRDLNDLYLLVDKAMGKSVSTNALSYPYSDAEANEITAVISRLLSLRDVVLKVNQQYIASAAQSDKYRTEPAFRLQGSYRNMNKLSEKVSSVMNDDELERLLDDHYLGEAQLLTTGAEENLLKLAELRGRLNEKDAARWQQIKKDFLRNKALGGDNADVGDRVVTQLAQLVESVQSLGHR; encoded by the coding sequence ATGTCAGAAACCCAAGATGTGAATCGCGAACAGGAAATTCTCGACAGTGCCGTCGCAGAAGGTGGCGCGTACGAAATATTACGCAAGCGCCTAACCGAACAAGGACAGCAACTTCACCAAAAAGCGGCTCAACTTAACGACCGCCGGTTGACTGAGTTTGGTCAAAGCCAGATGGATATCATCGGGCGTATCCGTATTCGTACCGAAAATAACTGCCAAGCGAGGGACATTGTCCGTGTCGGTGACTGGCTGCTATTTGGCTATAACGTTTTTCTGGGTCTGAAAAAAGAAACTCACATTGAAGATGTTTTTTCCCTATATCAGCTCACTGAAAATGAAGGTGATTTTGATGTAGTCTCTGTCCCCTACGAAGAGACATTCCTCAATGATACGCGCTTTGTTCAGGATTTTACTGAGCTGTATACCTATTACAAAAACACGCAATTACTGCAATTAGTCGAGCGCGATGGCAAGCTGTTAGCCAGTTTTCAAATTGGTGATCGGTTAACCGACGTGCGTGTTTTCCGCTGGTCAATTTCCAGTGATAAATCCCGCATCGAATACATCGATAACCGGGGTGAACGTGATATCGCCCTCCCCCCCACCAATGATTTCGAATGGGTGCGCACCTCGCGGGAAAATACCGTCAATGGGCGCTATCCTCACATTAATATTCTCGATACCGTCTTTGTGGAAACTATCGGCGGCGACCTAACTATAAAATGTGAAAATAATACCGAAGATGGGTTAGGCATCTACCGAGAAGCGGTGCTCGATAAAAACCAATCCCTCGATGACGCCCAAATTGAATATGCCCAGACTGGCAGCCTGATTTTACTCAAGATCTTGCCATACCGCGAAGAGAGCTGGCGCTATCTGGTTTACAACATTCTGAACCAAACCGTTCAACGTATTGATGCCATCGGGCAAGCGTGTGTGCAGTTGCCGGAAGATCACGGAATTATCTTCCCTGGGGGCTACTACCTGCAAAACGGGGAGTACAAAACCTTCGAGCAACCGATGGATGGTATGCGTTTTCGTCGTCTACGCCGTTCGCCTAACGGTGAAGATGTGCTGTATGTGTTTTATTCCCCGAACCAAGGTCGTATCGCCCTTTTCAATTACAATTTGATTGAACGTAAGCTTGCCGTACCATTAATTGGCCATGGTTATGCCATGCTCGAAGATGGCAAAATGGTGCTGTTCGAAGGAGAAGGCGACGAAGCCACCCGAGTTCACCCAATGCAGGTTTGGCAAACCCCATTCTATTCTGACGAATTTGCCGATAAGCAGCCGCCACGAGGTGGGTTTCTTGGGCGTATCGGTAACGCAGATTTAGTCCGTGGGATCTCCGAAATTCTCCATGTTGCCAAAGAGATTGAAGGTAACCAAGTTTCCGTTTCTCGCTATGAACAACTCAGCCAACAACCCAAAAACTTACTGGATATTTTCTATTGGTTTAACGACGACCAGTGCTTAGGTATTGGTAAACTCTTAAAAGAGATCGCCCAAACCAGTGAGTTGGTGCTCGACGAATACGAAAAAGTCGAAAGCATCCGCCAGCAATCTGTCAAATCCATGAATGAGGCGGTCACTCGCCAACGCGCCTTACTGTCCCTCACATTGCCTGAAGGATGGACGGATATTCAACAATTTGTGGATGGGCTAAACGCCTTAAATGCCCAACAAGGTCACCTGATTTCATTGCGAGAATTCCGCTATATGGATCTCACAAAACTCAGTGAGATGGAAAATGAAATCACCGAAGCACAGCAGCGCGTCTCCCAAGGCACTGCCCAATTTCTTGCCAGCGACAAAGCTCTGCAACCGTTTAAAACTCAGCTCGCGACCTTTGAAGAATTAATTGAAAAGGCACAAACCAGCGCGCAGTTAGATGTCCCAATGAATGACATGGAAAAAATGTCAGCGGATTTGGACATGCTCTCTAACTTAATGGCTTCCTTGAGTTTTGATGACGTCACTTTACAGACCCATATCATCGATGCCATTTCGCACATTTATGCTCAGTTAAACCAGTCCCGCGCCCGCCTACAACAAAAACGCAAATCTCAAACTAGCGTTGAGAGCGTGGCCCAATTTGGGGCGCAGTTCCGCCTATTTAGTCAAGGGATCACCAACGCACTATCCCTCGCGACCGACCCAGAACGTTGTGATGATCAGTTATCCCGATTACTGGTTCAGTTAGAAGAGTTAGAAAGCCAGTTTAGCCATCATGATGAATTTCTTGATGATATTCTGGCAAAACGCGAAGAATTACTGGAAACGTTTGAATCCCATAAACAAGTTCTGATTGATGACCGCCAGCGCCGTTCGCAAAATTTATTAACGGCCGCCGACCGTTTATTAGAAAGCCTTCAACGCCGTACTGTACGCTTGCAAAACCAAGATGAACTGAATGCGTTTTTTGCTACCGACCCACTCGCGCAAAAAACCCGTGAAATCATCGAGAAACTACGAGAAATCAACGATAACGTCAAAGCTGACGATATCGATGCCAGACTCAAAGCCTCTCGCGACCAAGCCATTCGTATTTTGCGAGATAAAACCGATATCTTTGAAGATGGCGGTAATATTATTAAGCTGGGTCGCCACCGTTTCAGTGTTAACACCCAAGAGCTTGACCTGACTATCTTGCCAAAAGATAACCAACTGTGGGTGTACCTCACCGGAACAGATTTCCAAGAACCCATTGATAACCCCGAACTTGCACAGTTGCAGCCTTATTGGACTGCCAATCTTGAATCCGAATCTGATACCGTTTATCGCGCTGAATACCTCGCGTATTCCATCATCTACACCGCAGCAAAACGCCAAGATGGCTTGGATTATGACACTCTAAAAAGCGCGCTGTCTGCCCCTGAAAAAATCGATAAACTGGTGCGTGATTTTGCGGCTCCACGCTACAAAGAAGGCTACGAAAAAGGGATCCACGACCACGATGCTATCGCGATATTGAAAAAGCTGATTCCGATTGGCGAAAGCGCTGATTTACTACGTTTCAACCCAACAGCTCGCGCCATCGCAGCGATTTTTTGGCATCATATTCAAAACAATGAATTCCCTGCACAATGGCCAGAACGAGCCAGAACCGCGATGAATATCCGTCAGCTATTCAATAACGATGATGCCCTTTTAGATCTTCAAGCGGAAATTGAAGCTGATATCAGCTTATTCCTGCAAGATAACCCAATTAATTGCCAAGCTCATGAACAAGCTCAAGCTGCGGAATACCTCAGTTTTGCGTTAGCTAGAACGCCGATTGAATTGGTGTACAGCAAATATGCACGGGACTTAGTGGCGGCACTACAGGCTCGCTTAGAAGAAGCCCATATGTGGCTGGATTTCAACCATTCACAGCAAAACCTTGGTACTCGCTATGCTCAGCGCTGGGCACTACTGCAAAATTGGCTGCAAGGGCTGTGTTCGATTGACGAGTTTGCGCACTTACGTCCGTATATTCCGGGCGCCATCGCCATTATTATCTTGGATAAAGTAGCATCGGCGCGTTATAGCGAAGCTGATTTATACTTTAAAGTCACTGGATTACTGGGGGATCACCCGACAATCCACAACCAAACCCTCTCGTTAAGTTTGGATGATTTTTTCAGCCGAATGCGCGAACAGCGTAAGCAATTTATTCCTGCATTCCGCCAATACCAAGCTTTACGCCAGCGTATTGTGAGTGAAGAGCGTAGCCGCCTAAAACTTCATGAGTTCAAAGCTAAGCCACTGAGCTCATTTGTACGTAATAAGCTGATCAATGACGTCTATTTGCCGATTATCGGTGACAACATGGCGAAGCAGATTGGTGCCCTCGGTGAAAACAAACGTACCGATTTAATGGGTCTCTTACTGATGATCTCCCCGCCGGGTTACGGGAAAACAACCCTGATGGAGTACGCAGCTGACCGTCTTGGTCTGATCTTTATGAAGATTAATGGCCCTGCGCTTGGGCATGATGTGTTGTCCCTCGACCCAGAGCAAGCCCCGAATGCGACCGCCCGACAAGAACTGGAAAAACTCAACCTTGCCCTCGAAATGGGCAACAACGTGATGCTGTATGTGGATGATATTCAACATACTCACCCTGAATTTTTACAGAAATTTATCTCTCTGTGTGATGGAACTCGTCGCATCGAAGGGGTATGGAAAGACAAAACCAAAACCTACGATATGCGCGGTAAAAAATTCTGCGTGGTAATGGCGGGTAACCCGTATACCGAATCAGGCGAAGTGTTCCGTATCCCTGATATGCTCGCCAACCGTGCAGATATTTATAACCTCGGTGAAGTGCTCGGTGGGATGGATGATGCCTTTGCGCTGAGCTACATTGAAAATAGTCTGACCTCAAACCCTGTATTGGCACCGCTGGCGCTGCGCGATTTAAACGACTTGTATTTGCTGGTGGATAAAGCCATGGGTAAATCAGTTTCCACTAACGCACTTAGCTACCCATATTCCGATGCGGAAGCGAATGAAATTACTGCGGTTATTTCCCGATTACTCAGCTTGCGTGATGTGGTTCTGAAGGTAAACCAACAGTATATTGCCAGTGCCGCACAGTCAGATAAATACCGAACTGAGCCAGCATTCCGCCTGCAAGGCAGTTACCGGAACATGAACAAACTCAGCGAGAAAGTCTCTTCTGTCATGAATGATGATGAATTAGAGAGATTGCTGGATGACCATTATCTTGGTGAGGCACAATTATTAACAACTGGCGCTGAAGAGAACTTACTGAAGCTGGCAGAATTACGAGGAAGGCTGAATGAGAAAGATGCAGCACGCTGGCAGCAAATCAAAAAAGACTTCTTGCGTAACAAAGCATTAGGCGGTGATAATGCCGATGTGGGCGACCGCGTTGTGACTCAGCTCGCCCAACTGGTTGAAAGCGTACAATCTCTCGGACATCGATAA
- a CDS encoding MFS transporter, with product MIADYKRWIILLLVSSVLFLIVIDVTVLYTALPKLTHDLGATASEKLWIMNAYPLVVAGLLPAAGMLSDKVGHKRMFVLGLPLFALASLCAAFSPSALSLILSRGFLAVGAAISMPATLAIVRQVFLDPKERALAIGIWSAVASGGAAIGPLFGGVLLNHFWWGSVFLINVPVVLLVIPFALSLIPKSTINSQQPIDYLGSLFVLVGLIGSIYALKELGKANINWFTLLIAGAIGIAFLVIFSRRQLASESPMIDFKLLSDPRFFAGIMMAILSIVIIVGIELLLSQRLQLVLGYTPFEAALYIIPIPIASVLASPLAGIYLHKVGAKLMMILGFTCTLVGVVGVAWVFKTSTGLILLSFLSCVGFGLGAIFTTASTTIMLNAPDEKAGMAASIEEVAYELGSVLGVTFMGGLMSAVYASKLVLPAGFTVADKAYDSLDEALIVAEGLPQDSAGLLVNQANMAFDSAFMSVMIATIIVLVVSIVVLPFFFHRKKVNIAY from the coding sequence ATGATAGCAGATTATAAACGTTGGATTATCCTACTCTTAGTATCGAGTGTTTTATTTCTTATCGTCATTGATGTCACCGTGCTATACACCGCACTGCCTAAATTAACTCATGACCTAGGCGCAACAGCGTCTGAAAAATTATGGATCATGAATGCTTACCCGCTAGTCGTGGCGGGGCTATTGCCTGCTGCGGGAATGTTAAGTGATAAAGTTGGTCATAAGCGAATGTTTGTACTAGGGTTGCCCTTATTCGCATTGGCCTCTTTGTGCGCGGCATTTTCACCAAGCGCATTGAGCTTAATTTTATCTCGTGGATTTTTAGCCGTTGGTGCCGCGATTAGTATGCCGGCGACATTGGCCATTGTTCGTCAAGTGTTTTTGGACCCGAAAGAGCGGGCACTGGCGATTGGTATTTGGTCAGCAGTGGCATCGGGCGGTGCTGCAATTGGACCATTATTTGGCGGCGTATTACTTAATCATTTCTGGTGGGGCTCCGTCTTTTTAATCAACGTACCTGTCGTGCTGTTGGTGATCCCATTTGCACTTTCTTTAATACCAAAAAGTACGATAAATTCGCAGCAACCGATTGATTATTTAGGTTCCTTATTTGTCCTGGTAGGTCTGATTGGTTCAATCTACGCCTTGAAAGAGCTAGGAAAAGCCAATATTAATTGGTTCACGCTACTCATTGCTGGGGCGATCGGCATTGCCTTTCTGGTTATTTTTAGCCGTCGACAATTAGCATCAGAATCGCCCATGATTGATTTCAAATTACTTAGCGACCCACGTTTTTTTGCGGGCATTATGATGGCGATTTTATCCATCGTGATTATCGTTGGTATCGAACTTCTGTTAAGTCAGCGCTTGCAGTTGGTATTAGGTTATACCCCATTTGAGGCGGCGTTATACATTATTCCGATCCCGATTGCGTCTGTGTTAGCGTCTCCGTTAGCGGGTATATATTTGCATAAGGTCGGCGCTAAACTAATGATGATTTTAGGATTCACTTGCACATTAGTTGGCGTTGTTGGGGTTGCGTGGGTATTCAAAACCTCAACCGGCTTGATATTACTGTCATTCTTATCCTGTGTTGGGTTCGGGTTAGGTGCCATCTTTACCACGGCGTCAACGACCATCATGTTAAATGCGCCAGATGAAAAAGCAGGCATGGCAGCCTCCATTGAAGAAGTGGCTTATGAGCTAGGTAGCGTGCTTGGCGTGACATTCATGGGGGGCTTGATGAGCGCGGTTTATGCCTCAAAGTTGGTACTACCCGCCGGCTTCACAGTAGCAGACAAGGCCTATGATAGTCTTGATGAAGCGTTAATTGTGGCTGAAGGGTTACCGCAAGATAGTGCAGGCCTCTTAGTTAATCAGGCGAATATGGCATTTGATAGCGCATTTATGTCGGTCATGATAGCGACGATAATCGTGCTGGTGGTGAGCATTGTTGTGTTACCTTTTTTCTTTCACCGTAAAAAGGTCAATATTGCTTACTAA